The following is a genomic window from Flavobacterium sp..
TCGATTTCAACTAAATCTGATTTTTATAAAAACCCACATGAATATACTTCCGATTTTGGTCGTTTTTCTAAAGTGGCTGATATATTTATGGCTGGGCATTTTCACGGTAACGGAGCGCCAGATATCTTGACAAGAGAAATGTTACAGGCTGCCGATAATAAAATTCAAGTTGTAGCCGATATTTCTTGTGATGTTGATGGTCCTATTGCTTGTACCCTAAAAGCATCTACAATTGCAGAACCGTTCTTTGGCTATTTACCAAGTGAGCATATAGAAGTTCCGTATACTCATCCAGCATCCATCATGGTGATGTCAGTTGATAATTTACCTTGTGAATTACCCAAAGATGCCAGTGAGGGATTTGGTGAAATGTTTATGAAGTATGTTATTCCCGCTTTTTTTAATGGTGATAAAGATGGCATCTTAGGAAGAGCAAAAATGACAGAGGACGGAAAATTAACGCCACGATTTGCTTATTTACAAGAATATGTTGATGAAAAACAGGAAACTTTAGCATCAAAATAACTGATAACCCGATGAAAATCGGGTTTTTTTTATGTGAATTTAGTACCATAATATTTTAATTAACACGAAAACGTTTTCGTTAATAAAATTATTTCATTGTTTAAAATAAAAGCATTAATGAATGTATATTTAGCGTTTGATTCTATTAATAAGCAAGTTGTTTATTGCTATAGATGAAATTCTATTAAACTAACTAATTTAAAAAACTATGAGTACAAACCAAATTAAAACGAATTGGGCACAATTTATTCCCTTAGTAACAGTTTTCTTTTTTTGGGGATTTGTTGCAGCTAGTAACGATATTTTAATTCCTGTTTTTAAAGAAGCTTTTGATTTAACACAAGGCCAAAGTCAATTGGTATCTGTAGCCTTTTATGTTGCTTATACAATCGGCTCGATTATTTATATGATTATATCGTACCTTATGAAAGGGGATTTAATTAATAAAATAGGATATAAAAATTCTTTAGCATTAGGTTTAGTTGTTTCGGCTATGGGAACTTTATTGTTTTATCCAGCTGCCAATTCAGGTTCATTTCCATTAATGCTATCTGGTTTATTTATAGTAGGTTTAGGTTTCTCACTTCAACAAACAGTTGCAAATCCGTTAGCAATTGCTTTAGGACCAATTACAACTGGTTCACAACGATTAACATTAGCCGGTGGAATTAACAATTTGGGAACTACTATTGGTCCATTAATTGTCAGTTTTGCTATTTTTGGTTCAGCTACCTCGAGTAATACTACGTTAGATATTGAAAGCGTAAAAATTCCATATTTAATTTTAGGAGCTGCTTTTTTATTAGTTGCAGTGTTGTTGAAATTTTCATCATTACCAGATAAACCTCAAGCGGTGGTTGAATCGGATGAAAGTATTGCTAACGACAGGGGTAGTGCTTTAAAATATCCACAATTAATTTTGGGTATGATTGCTATTTTTGTTTATGTTGGAGTAGAAGTTTCAACAGCAAGTAATTTACCAGCCTATATGGAAAAAGACTTAGGCTTTTTAACTAAGGATATTGCACCTTACATATCATTATATTGGGCAAGTTTAATGATTGGAAGATGGACAGGTGCTATTGAAGCCTTTACCGATAAAATGAGTTTACAAAAAATTCTTCGCTTTGTAGCTCCTTATTTAGCTTTTGGTGTATTTCTTTTGGTTAATGCAATTGCTAAACATGATTTAACACCATTTTACATTTATGCATTTATTATTTTAGTTTTAATTGCTGCCGATATAGCAAGTAAAGGTAATCCTGCCAGAATGTTATTAATCTTTTCCGGATTAGGCATTTTAGCATTACTTATCGGAATGGCAACTTCTGGTATGACTAGCGTGTATGCATTTACTTCTGTTGGTTTATTCTGTAGTACACTTTGGCCTTGTATTTTTACTTTAGCAGTAAGTGGACTTGGAAAAAATACTAGTCAAGGAAGTAGTTTCCTAATCATGATGATTATGGGAGGAGGAATAATTAGTTGGTTACAAGGCTTTGTAGCTGATGAAACCACCATTCATTCCAGTTATATCATTGGTGTTTTATGTTTTGCTTATTTGGCTTTTTATGCATGGAAAGTAAGTGGAATTCTTAAAAATCAAGGAATTAATTTTGATAAAAAAGTTGCGGGTAATCATTAAGTATAAAAAATAGTAAATATAAAACTCCGTCAGAGATAAAATTCTGACGGAGTTTTTGTTATTTATCTATTCCACTCAATTTTACGTGAAAAATACATTACGGCTGCTAAAATCAGGAACAAGCCGATGCTTCCTACTAATAATGCATAATCTTCTAATTGAATAATCACATAGATAAAAGTATATAAAACACTTAGTGAAATACCGATAAAGGTTGGGAATTTTCTATCTTTTAAAATAGAAATTGAGTAAAGAGATATCATTATAATCACCGAAGCACCCGCTACTAAATACGCAAATGAAAAGCTACTGTGTTCGGTAATTGAAATCAATAAAGTGTAAAACATGATTAGTGCAATTCCAATCATCGAATATTGAAAAATATGAATGTTAATTTTACTTATCGACTGAATTAAAAAGAAGATTAAAAAGGTTAAGCCAATGACTAGAAAACCATATTTTGAAGCGCGTTCGTTTTGTTGGTATTCATCTACTGGAGTGATAAAATCAACCGCAAATGCATATTTCCCTAATTCGGGTAAAACATCAAAATATTGTTGTGCAAACGGACGATTGAAGTGTAATATTTTCCAATTAGCTGCAAAACCTTTATCTGTTATTTCTCTTGAAACAGGGGAGAAGTTTCCGTTGAAGTTGGGTGAATTCCAATTAGAAGTTATTTTCGCGTCGGTTGTTTT
Proteins encoded in this region:
- a CDS encoding MFS transporter, with the protein product MSTNQIKTNWAQFIPLVTVFFFWGFVAASNDILIPVFKEAFDLTQGQSQLVSVAFYVAYTIGSIIYMIISYLMKGDLINKIGYKNSLALGLVVSAMGTLLFYPAANSGSFPLMLSGLFIVGLGFSLQQTVANPLAIALGPITTGSQRLTLAGGINNLGTTIGPLIVSFAIFGSATSSNTTLDIESVKIPYLILGAAFLLVAVLLKFSSLPDKPQAVVESDESIANDRGSALKYPQLILGMIAIFVYVGVEVSTASNLPAYMEKDLGFLTKDIAPYISLYWASLMIGRWTGAIEAFTDKMSLQKILRFVAPYLAFGVFLLVNAIAKHDLTPFYIYAFIILVLIAADIASKGNPARMLLIFSGLGILALLIGMATSGMTSVYAFTSVGLFCSTLWPCIFTLAVSGLGKNTSQGSSFLIMMIMGGGIISWLQGFVADETTIHSSYIIGVLCFAYLAFYAWKVSGILKNQGINFDKKVAGNH